The Podospora pseudopauciseta strain CBS 411.78 chromosome 2 map unlocalized CBS411.78m_2, whole genome shotgun sequence genome has a window encoding:
- a CDS encoding uncharacterized protein (EggNog:ENOG503P0KC) has product MLKDIATDLGISTTSGQSIYAESYKLLIHEEGAMFKAHTRHGENPRHTTIYKTSEHKQSWAFWYSDVSHEVLPVHSGHHIVLTFNLAIRSAGQTTTIPRPMAP; this is encoded by the exons ATGCTCAAGGACATTGCCACCGACTTGGGcatttccaccacctccggccAGTCCATCTATGCGGAGTCATACAAGCTGCTCATTCACGAGGAAGGCGCCATGTTCAAGGCGCATACCAGACACGGAGAAAATCCCCGGCAT ACCACAATCTACAAAACCTCCGAACACAAGCAATCTTGGGCCTTCTGGTACTCTGACGTCTCTCACGAAGTCCTCCCAGTCCACTCAGGCCACCACATCGTCCTAACCTTCAACCTGGCCATCAGATCCGCAGgtcaaaccaccaccatcccccgtCCCATGGCCCCCTGA
- a CDS encoding uncharacterized protein (CAZy:GH5; EggNog:ENOG503P093; COG:G), producing MKFSPTLAALAALPATSATIYFAGVAQSSGEFGAWSPTQTRGTGLPGRFGVDYAFISTSGVDTMIDSHKVNLHRVAFLLERMCPLSYGLGAKFNETHFEHFKEAIDYITITKGAYAILDPHNYMRYNDPSSQPFSGSVIGNTSDPTAATTAQFAAFWGELASRFQTNEKVLFGLMNEPHSMPSRLVFSNLQAAITAIRATGANNMILTPGNAWSGGHYWTKGGDEANSKWIHKLVDPIKNLAVDIHEYLDEDFSGGHTACTQDPVANLAGVTGWLREHGLKGFVTEFGGSNTTECKLMLEGMLGYMEENEEYIGWTAWAAGPFWGVNSPCCTDQRQLGSLEPGSRAADGGPGLYDSVWVPVIAKRVPGRLQWDGPANVTGGVVRERV from the exons ATGAAGTTCTCGCCAACGTTGGCAGCACTTGCTGCTTTGCCAGCAACATCCGCAACGATCTACTTCGCCGGCGTCGCCCAATCAAGCGGTGAGTTCGGCGCCTGGAGTCCGACCCAAACCCGCGGCACCGGTCTCCCCGGCCGTTTCGGCGTCGATTAcgccttcatctccacctctGGCGTCGACACCATGATCGACAGCCACAAGGTCAACCTCCACCGCGTTGCCTTTCTCCTTGAGAGGATGTGCCCCTTGTCTTACGGCCTCGGGGCAAAGTTCAACGAGACTCACTTTGAGCACTTTAAAGAGGCGATAGATtacatcaccatcaccaagggCGCTT ACGCCATCCTCGACCCCCACAACTACATGCGCTACAacgacccctcctcccagcccTTCTCCGGCTCCGTCATAGGCAACACCTCCGACCCCACCGCCGCGACAACAGCCCAGTTCGCGGCCTTCTGGGGCGAGCTCGCCTCCCGCTTTCAAACCAACGAAAAAGTCTTGTTCGGTCTAATGAACGAACCGCATAGCATGCCCTCCCGGCTCgtcttctccaacctccaagCCGCCATCACGGCAATCCGCGCGACGGGAGCAAACAACATGATTTTGACTCCAGGAAACGCCTGGTCGGGTGGGCATTACTGGACAAAGGGAGGTGACGAGGCAAACAGCAAATGGATTCACAAACTTGTCGACCCGATTAAAAACCTGGCGGTGGATATCCATGAGTATTTGGATGAGGATTTTAGCGGGGGGCATACGGCTTGTACGCAGGATCCGGTGGCGAACTTGGCGGGGGTGACGGGTTGGTTGAGGGAGCAtgggttgaaggggtttgTTACTGAGTTTGGGGGTTCGAATACGACGGAGTGTAAACtgatgttggaggggatgcTGGGGTATATggaggagaatgaggagTATATTGGGTGGACGGCTTGGGCGGCGGGGCCGTTTTGGGGGGTTAATAGCCCGTGCTGTACGGATCAGAGGCAGTTGGGAAGTTTAGAGCCGGGGAGTAGGGCGGCCGATGGGGGGCCGGGGCTGTATGATAGTGTTTGGGTGCCGGTTATTGCGAAGAGGGTGCCGGGGAGGTTGCAGTGGGATGGACCGGCGAATGTGACGGGGGGTgtggtgagagagagggttTAG
- a CDS encoding uncharacterized protein (COG:G; CAZy:AA9; EggNog:ENOG503PAYW) produces MTPLSTVALVVGLASLVSGHGFLKSITVDGKNYLAWQVGQDNYVNPPPVRYARQLANNGPVPDFTTNDITCGAGGNIPAQGIIELKAGDKVTFNWDQWGSSHSGPVFTYLAKCANNDCKTFKGDTGNVWVKIEQLSYNPQGHPPWASDLLREQGAKWSVTIPPKLAPGEYLLRHEILGLHVAGTRMGAQFYPSCTQIRVTQGGTTQLPAGLALPGAYKPEDPGILAELWRIQQGQTQYVAPGGPVWSEAAPNANRAGP; encoded by the exons ATGACACCTCTTTCAACTGTGGCCCTGGTCGTTGGCCTTGCAAGCCTTGTATCAGGACATGGCTTCCTGAAGAGCATCACCGTGGACGGAAAGAACTACCTCGCGTGGCAGGTTGGACAGGACAACTACGTGAACCCTCCTCCTGTCCGCTATGCACGACAGCTTGCCAACAATGGACCGGTGCCCGATTTTACAACGAATGATATCAC GTGTGGCGCTGGTGGAAATATTCCAGCTCAGGGCATCATCGAGCTCAAGGCTGGTGACAAAGT AACTTTCAACTGGGATCAATGGGGATCTTCCCACAGTGGCCCGGTATTCAC TTACCTCGCCAAATGTGCCAACAACGATTGCAAGACCTTCAAAGGCGACACCGGCAACGTCTGGGTCAAGATCGAGCAGCTCTCCTACAACCCGCAAGGTCATCCTCCCTGGGCCTCTGACCTCCTTCGCGAACAAGGCGCCAAGTGGTCCGTCACTATCCCACCGAAGCTAGCTCCGGGTGAATATCTTCTTCGTCACGAGATTCTGGGCCTGCACGTTGCAGGGACGAGGATGGGCGCGCAGTTCTATCCAAGCTGCACTCAGATTCGGGTGACGCAAGGTGGGACGACGCAATTGCCTGCAGGACTTGCTCTGCCGGGTGCTTACAAGCCCGAGGACCCTGGT ATCTTGGCTGAGCTGTGGAGGATTCAGCAGGGGCAGACACAATATGTGGCTCCTGGTGGGCCGGTTTGGAGTGAGGCTGCGCCGAATGCCAATCGGGCTGGGCCTTAA
- a CDS encoding uncharacterized protein (COG:C; EggNog:ENOG503NYXQ) has protein sequence MSRSLLQPALACNTASCMPRPYQRSRPVERASRPSLTAVARVFDFAPVRAGNGSTAVISQKAWHSTRTAGSDRPSSASLSLALPKAQPLQLVRHASVLSGIPAKPSARSPMAAYSTEATAVLPPTTPYSKLTVGVPREIYPNERRVALTPQNVALLLKKGFSQVLVEKGAGAEADFLDDAYAAAGATLVDDASAVWKGSDVVLKVRGPSAEEVDLTREDQTVISFLQPAQNKALVEKLAARKATSFAMDLIPRISRAQVFDALSSMANIAGYKAVLEASNNFGRFLTGQVTAAGKIPPCKVLVIGAGVAGLSAIATARRLGAIVRGFDTRPAAREQVQSLGAEFIEVEIEEDGSGAGGYAKEMSKEFIEAEMKLFTEQAREVDIIITTALIPGRPAPKLITKAMIEIMKPGSVIVDLAAEAGGNCEKTEPGKLITYKDVKIIGYTDFPSRLPTQSSTLYSNNITKFFLSMAPKDKEFGIDLKDEVVRGAIVTQEGHILPPAPRPAPPPAPAAASTAAKEAEVVALTPWQKATREVSLITGGMGSAVALGKFTTPLFMGNAFTFALASLIGYRVVWNVAPALHSPLMSVTNAISGMVGVGGLFILGGGYLPETIPQVFGAASVLLAFVNIGGGFVITKRMLDMFRRATDPPEYPWLYGIPALVFGGGFIAAASSGAAGLVQAGYLVSSILCITSISGLASQATARMGNMLGILGVVSGVLASLLAVGFTPEVLTQFGGLATIGTILGFLIGKRITPTDLPQTVAALHSVVGLAAVLTSIGSVMADVTDLSMLHMVTGYLGVLIGGITFTGSIVAFMKLAGKMSSKPLRLPGRHAVNAGLLGANVVTMGTFVTMAPGAPLIAAGALAANTVLSFIKGYTTTAAIGGADMPVVITVLNAYSGFALVAEGFMLNNPLLTTVGALIGVSGSILSYVMCVAMNRSLVNVLFGGISAPTTSDYKIEGSVTQTNVEETADALTNAESVIIVVGYGMAVAKAQYAISDITQMLRSKGIKVRFAIHPVAGRMPGQCNVLLAEASVPYDIVLEMDEINDDFGETDVTLVIGANDTVNPIALEPGSPIAGMPVLHAWKSKQVIVMKRGLASGYGEFDGTLLWLGTMTDDC, from the exons ATGTCGAGGTCCTTGCTCCAGCCGGCGCTGGCTTGCAACACCGCGTCTTGCATGCCTCGTCCCTACCAACGCTCGCGCCCCGTTGAACGCGCCTCTAGGCCGTCATTGACAGCAGTAGCTCGTGTTTTCG ACTTCGCCCCAGTCCGCGCTGGCAATGGCAGCACCGCCGTGATCTCACAAAAGGCGTGGCACAGCACGAGAACTGCCGGAAGTGATCGGCCGAGTTCGGCCTCGTTGAGTCTTGCTCTCCCGAAGGCTCAACCGCTCCAGCTCGTCCGCCATGCCTCCGTTTTGTCCGGCATCCCGGCTAAGCCGTCGGCAAGGAGCCCAATGGCAGCGTACTCCACCGAGGCAACGGCAGTTCTGCCGCCGACCACCCCGTACTCCAAGCTGACTGTGGGAGTGCCCCGCGAAATATACCCAAACGAGCGCCGTGTGGCTCTCACCCCTCAGAATGTTGCCCTCCTGCTCAAGAAGGGCTTCTCCCAGGTTCTTGTTGAGAAAGGTGCTGGTGCCGAAGCCGATTTCCTGGACGATGCCtatgccgccgccggtgcTACCTTGGTTGACGATGCTTCTGCTGTCTGGAAAGGTTCAGACGTTGTGCTCAAGGTCCGAGGGCCAAgtgcggaggaggttgatctGACACGAGAAGACCAGACCGTTATCAGCTTCCTTCAACCGGCCCAGAACAAGGCACTCGTGGAGAAACTCGCGGCTCGCAAAGCCACCTCATTCGCTATGGATCTTATTCCCCGTATTTCTCGAGCTCAGGTCTTTGACGCCCTCAGCAGCATGGCCAACATTGCTGGGTACAAGGCGGTGCTCGAAGCATCCAACAACTTTGGTCGTTTCTTAACTGGTCAGGTCACTGCTGCTGGTAAAATTCCGCCCTGTAAGGTTCTCGTCATTGGTGCCGGTGTTGCTGGCTTGAGCGCAATTGCAACTGCAAGGAGACTCGGTGCAATCGTTCGTGGATTCGACACTCGGCCTGCTGCAAGAGAACAGGTTCAGTCGCTTGGCGCCGAGTTCATCGAAGTTGAGATCGAAGAAGATGGCTCTGGTGCAGGCGGTTACGCCAAAGAGATGTCGAAAGAGTTCATCGAGGCCGAGATGAAGCTTTTTACCGAGCAAGCCCGTGAAGtggacatcatcatcaccaccgccctgaTTCCTGGAAGACCTGCGCCCAAACTCATCACCAAAGCCATGATTGAGATCATGAAGCCTGGATCTGTTATTGTCGatcttgctgctgaggctggTGGAAACTGCGAAAAGACCGAACCCGGAAAGCTGATTACCTACAAGGATGTCAAGATCATTG GTTACACCGACTTCCCCTCTAGGCTACCGACCCAATCTTCAACTTTGTACTCGAACAATATCACCAAATTCTTCCTGTCCATGGCACCGAAGGATAAGGAATTTGGCATCGATCTGAAAGACGAAGTCGTACGCGGCGCTATTGTGACACAAGAAGGCCATATTCTCCCGCCAGCACCCCGaccagcacctccccctGCTCCCGCCGCTGCCTCGACTGCCGCAAAAGAAGCCGAAGTCGTAGCACTTACACCATGGCAAAAGGCAACTCGTGAGGTTTCTCTGATCACTGGTGGTATGGGCTCGGCTGTCGCATTGGGCAAGTTCACTACTCCCTTATTTATGGGCAACGCCTTTACCTTTGCTTTGGCCTCTCTGATCGGATACCGTGTTGTCTGGAACGTCGCTCCTGCCTTGCATTCACCTCTCATGAGTGTGACCAACGCCATCTCTGGAATGGTCGGcgttggtggtttgttcaTTCTCGGTGGAGGATACTTGCCTGAAACGATCCCTCAAGTCTTTGGTGCCGCCTCTGTCCTGCTCGCTTTCGTCAACATTGGTGGTGGGTTCGTCATCACAAAGCGCATGCTCGACATGTTCCGCCGTGCTACTGATCCTCCCGAGTACCCGTGGCTTTATGGAATCCCGGCCCTCGTGTTTGGAGGTGGCTTCATCGCTGCGGCCTCGAGCGGAGCTGCAGGCCTTGTTCAAGCTGGCTATCTTGTGAGCTCGATCCTTTGCATCACCTCTATTTCGGGTCTTGCATCGCAAGCAACTGCCCGTATGGGAAATATGCTGGGTATTTTGGGCGTCGTGTCCGGTGTTCTCGCTTCCTTGTTGGCAGTCGGCTTCACCCCTGAAGTTCTCACTCAGTTTGGTGGTCTTGCTACGATCGGAACAATCTTGGGCTTCCTCATCGGCAAGCGCATCACCCCTACCGATCTTCCTCAGACTGTCGCTGCCCTGCATTCCGTGGTCGGCCTTGCTGCCGTCTTGACCAGTATCGGAAGCGTTATGGCTGATGTCACTGACCTCTCGATGCTTCACATGGTAACTGGCTATCTTGGCGTCCTCATCGGCGGTATCACCTTCACCGGATCGATTGTTGCCTTCATGAAGCTTGCCGGTAAGATGTCCTCTAAGCCGCTTCGGCTGCCAGGTCGTCATGCCGTCAACGCCGGTCTACTCGGTGCGAATGTGGTCACCATGGGCACGTTTGTTACCATGGCTCCTGGCGCCCCTCTGATTGCCGCCGGTGCCCTTGCTGCCAACACCGTACTCTCGTTCATCAAGGGTTACACCACAACTGCAGCCATTGGTGGTGCCGATATGCCTGTGGTCATTACCGTCCTCAACGCATACAGCGGCTTTGCGCTGGTCGCCGAGGGCTTCATGCTGAACAACCCTCTCTTGACCACAGTTGGAGCACTCATTGGCGTCTCCGGTTCCATTCTTTCTTATGTCATGTGTGTTGCTATGAACCGTTCACTTGTCAACGTTCTGTTCGGAGGAATCTCGgcgcccaccaccagcgacTACAAGATTGAAGGGAGTGTGACACAGACCAATGTCGAAGAGACAGCTGACGCCCTCACCAATGCCGAGTCCGTCATCATTGTTGTTGGGTATGGCATGGCTGTTGCCAAGGCGCAATATGCTATCTCGGATATCACCCAAATGCTTCGGTCCAAGGGCATCAAGGTCCGCTTCGCCATTCACCCCGTTGCTGGTCGCATGCCGGGCCAGTGCAACGTCTTGCTTGCTGAAGCCAGCGTTCCGTACGATATCGTGCTGGAAATGGATGAGATCAATGACGACTTTGGAGAGACAGATGTAACCCTTGTTATTGGTGCCAATGATACAGTCAACCCGATTGCCTTGGAGCCTGGTAGTCCGATTGCTGGAATGCCCGTCTTGCATGCGTGGAAGAGCAAGCAGGTGATTGTCATGAAGAGAGGCTTGGCTAGTGGATACGGTGAGTTTGATGGGACTCTTCTGTGGCTGGGCACGATGACTGACGATTGTTAG